From a region of the Panicum virgatum strain AP13 chromosome 2K, P.virgatum_v5, whole genome shotgun sequence genome:
- the LOC120687843 gene encoding NEP1-interacting protein 2-like: protein MDSVPSSSSPWAAAAPCCPFDALRRACARHAAAAARAAGWVLGALLTCVFAVVGSLVGIFIGAFMGMSTESGMLRGAGVGAVSGAVFSIEAVESCIEIWRSSHSGKYSILFVLDIISSLFSGRIVWEKVSPALQRAVQSQMSLLSTPFIDNNDLFETGSTGGMSRDLIDRIPKMRFSAASNCDQETDSSCCSVCLQDFGAQQFVRALPQCQHLFHVWCIDNWLLRHASCPLCRAGVHIDHIHM from the exons ATGGATTCggtgccttcttcctcctctccctgggccgccgccgctccctgctgCCCCTTCGACGCGCTGCGGAGGGCGTGCGccaggcacgccgccgccgccgccagggccgcCGGCTGGGTGCTCGGCGCGCTGCTCACCTGCGTCTTCGCCGTCG TGGGCTCACTCGTTGGGATCTTCATTGGTGCCTTCATGGGGATGTCCACGGAAAGCGGTATGCTCCGCGGGGCTGGCGTTGGGGCAGTCTCCGGCGCAGTATTCTCCATCGAGGCTGTTGAATCCTGCATCGAGATTTGGAGGTCCAGCCATTCAGGAAAATACAGCATTCTCTTTGTG CTGGACATCATCTCTAGCCTCTTCAGCGGAAGAATTGTGTGGGAGAAAGTCAGTCCAGCACTGCAGCGTGCCGTGCAAAGCCAG ATGAGTCTACTGAGCACACCATTCATCGACAACAATGACCTTTTTGAAACTGGCAGCACAGGAGGCATGTCAAGGGATTTGATTGACAGGATCCCAAAGATGAGGTTCAGTGCTGCAAGCAATTGTGATCAGGAAACTGATAGCAGCTGCTGCTCAGTCTGCCTTCAG GATTTTGGAGCACAACAATTTGTGAGGGCCCTGCCTCAATGCCAACACCTATTCCATGTGTGGTGCATTGACAATTGGCTCCTTAGGCACGCGTCTTGCCCACTATGTCGGGCTGGTGTTCATATAGACCATATACATATGTAA